Proteins encoded in a region of the Pelmatolapia mariae isolate MD_Pm_ZW linkage group LG16_19, Pm_UMD_F_2, whole genome shotgun sequence genome:
- the hikeshi gene encoding protein Hikeshi, whose amino-acid sequence MFGCLVAGRLVQTDAVQLAPDKFVFNLSDYENVNHVVVFMLGTVPFPAGMGGAVYFSFPDPASDGPVWQLLGFITNDKPSAIFKISGLKAGEGGAHPFGIITSSASPTVPQVGVSVEALEELAQQIPVSSAAVSTVDTFLQFTQRMLDSLYNFASSFAVSQAQMLPNPTETFIPSSCILKWYENFQRRMAQNPNFWKN is encoded by the coding sequence ATGTTCGGGTGTTTGGTCGCAGGGAGGTTGGTGCAGACAGACGCGGTGCAACTTGCCCCGGACAAGTTCGTCTTTAACCTGTCGGACTACGAGAATGTGAACCATGTGGTGGTATTCATGCTAGGTACCGTGCCATTCCCTGCCGGCATGGGCGGTGCCGTATACTTCTCTTTCCCTGATCCAGCGAGTGACGGTCCCGTGTGGCAGCTACTCGGCTTCATCACCAACGATAAGCCAAGTGCCATCTTCAAGATCTCTGGGCTGAAGGCTGGGGAGGGCGGGGCGCACCCCTTCGGTATTATAACCTCGTCTGCGTCTCCCACCGTTCCTCAGGTCGGCGTGTCGGTGGAGGCTCTGGAGGAGCTGGCTCAGCAGATCCCGGTGTCCAGCGCCGCCGTGTCCACCGTGGACACCTTCCTGCAGTTCACCCAAAGGATGTTGGACAGTCTGTACAACTTCGCCTCTTCCTTCGCTGTGTCGCAGGCCCAGATGCTGCCAAACCCCACAGAGACTTTTATTCCTTCCAGCTGCATCCTCAAGTGGTATGAAAACTTTCAGAGGAGGATGGCGCAGAATCCAAATTTCTGGAAAAACTGA